One stretch of Sinomonas terrae DNA includes these proteins:
- the dusB gene encoding tRNA dihydrouridine synthase DusB, protein MNAVSTAPPEASAPARFVLPPLRLGRLTITTPVVLAPMAGITNTAFRRLCREFGGGLYVSEMVTSRALVERHPESLRMISHDDDEKVRSVQLYGVDPVTVGRAVRMLVEEDRADHIDLNFGCPVPKVTKRGGGSALPWKTDLFTSIVTTAVREAQRGDVPLTIKMRKGIDDDHLTYLEAGRIARDTGVAAVALHGRTCAQFYSGTADWDAIARLREALPDIPVLGNGDIWSAEDAIRMVRQTGVDGVVVGRGCQGRPWLFGDLQAAFEGRAGRIRPGLGEVAAAFYRHAELLVDYFEDEDKALRDIRKHVAWYFKGYTVGGELRAKLAQVPTLAVLRTLLDELDDDAPYPGVDAEGPRGRAGSPKRPALPDRWLESRSMNHDQTRDIAAAELDVSGG, encoded by the coding sequence GTGAATGCTGTGTCCACCGCTCCTCCCGAGGCCTCTGCGCCTGCCCGCTTCGTGCTCCCACCGCTTCGGCTTGGCCGCCTTACGATCACGACGCCGGTGGTCCTCGCGCCGATGGCAGGCATCACGAACACGGCTTTCCGGCGCTTGTGCCGGGAGTTCGGCGGCGGACTTTACGTGTCCGAGATGGTGACCTCCCGCGCCCTCGTCGAGAGGCACCCGGAGTCCCTCCGGATGATCTCCCATGACGACGATGAGAAGGTCCGTTCGGTCCAGCTCTACGGTGTTGATCCGGTGACAGTCGGGCGCGCAGTCCGCATGCTCGTCGAGGAGGACCGGGCGGATCACATCGACCTCAACTTCGGCTGCCCGGTGCCTAAGGTCACGAAACGGGGAGGGGGGTCCGCTCTGCCGTGGAAGACCGACCTCTTCACCTCGATCGTCACGACCGCTGTCCGTGAGGCCCAGCGCGGCGATGTCCCGCTGACCATCAAGATGCGCAAGGGTATCGACGACGACCACTTGACCTACCTCGAGGCCGGGCGCATCGCACGGGATACGGGGGTCGCGGCGGTCGCCCTGCATGGCCGCACCTGCGCGCAGTTCTACTCCGGAACGGCGGACTGGGATGCCATCGCACGCCTCCGCGAGGCGCTCCCCGACATCCCGGTCCTCGGAAACGGCGACATCTGGAGTGCCGAGGACGCGATTCGCATGGTGCGCCAGACCGGAGTGGATGGGGTCGTCGTCGGGCGCGGTTGCCAAGGGCGTCCGTGGCTGTTCGGCGACTTGCAGGCTGCGTTCGAGGGCAGGGCCGGCCGCATTCGCCCCGGACTCGGCGAAGTGGCCGCAGCCTTCTACCGGCACGCGGAGCTTCTCGTGGACTACTTCGAGGACGAGGACAAGGCACTGCGGGACATCAGGAAGCACGTCGCGTGGTACTTCAAGGGCTACACGGTGGGCGGGGAGCTCCGCGCCAAGCTCGCTCAGGTTCCCACGCTCGCTGTTCTGCGCACCCTCCTCGACGAGCTCGACGACGACGCCCCGTACCCGGGCGTCGATGCTGAGGGGCCGCGCGGCCGCGCTGGTTCGCCGAAGCGTCCTGCGCTTCCCGACCGTTGGCTGGAAAGCCGATCGATGAACCACGACCAGACCCGGGACATCGCCGCCGCCGAGCTGGATGTGTCCGGTGGCTGA
- a CDS encoding NADPH-dependent F420 reductase, which produces MTTIGFIGSGHIGSQLARLAVRSGYDVVVSNSRGPETLSGLVAELGPHARAATASEAARAADIAVVTIPLKNLEKVPVDELAGKTVIDTNNYYPQRDGSIPELDSEQTTTAELLQAHLPSSHVVKAFNHIYARDLTGDSLPAGSPDRRALSIAGDDEGAKAQVAHLIDEFGFDAVDAGPLAEGWRIQRDTPGYGPRLDKAGLTKALAEAKRYRDM; this is translated from the coding sequence ATGACAACGATTGGTTTCATCGGCAGCGGACACATCGGTTCCCAGCTCGCGCGCCTCGCGGTGCGCTCCGGGTACGACGTCGTCGTGAGCAACTCGCGCGGACCCGAGACCCTGTCAGGCCTTGTGGCCGAGCTCGGTCCGCACGCCAGGGCCGCGACGGCCAGCGAGGCTGCGCGCGCCGCGGACATCGCGGTCGTGACAATCCCGCTCAAGAACCTCGAGAAGGTGCCGGTCGACGAGCTCGCTGGCAAGACCGTCATCGACACCAACAACTACTACCCTCAGCGGGACGGCTCGATCCCCGAGCTGGACTCCGAGCAGACGACGACAGCAGAGCTGCTCCAGGCGCACCTCCCGTCATCGCACGTCGTGAAGGCCTTCAACCACATCTACGCTCGCGACCTCACCGGGGATTCGCTCCCGGCGGGATCGCCGGACCGCCGCGCGCTCTCGATAGCGGGCGACGACGAGGGCGCGAAGGCCCAAGTTGCCCATCTCATCGATGAGTTCGGCTTCGACGCGGTCGACGCCGGGCCGCTCGCCGAGGGTTGGCGCATCCAGAGGGACACACCCGGATACGGCCCGCGGCTCGACAAGGCTGGCCTCACGAAGGCCCTCGCCGAGGCAAAGCGCTACCGGGACATGTAG
- a CDS encoding phage holin family protein — translation MSGRHTVAERRPRLAALPDLMGQAARLAPRQLNDEIALAKYELKDRGVQAGIGAALFGVALVFLGLLVIALVVAAILGLATIMPGWLAALIVGAACLLILLVAALIGMGRVKKAMPLYPADAVRGLRYDLAIIKDGRDFDPRVLDPTTIQYKRAKAEKEAAAARAKMEKAADDRAHGRVKPPTPTEAELRDRLAKRRNHMLDVRDGLVEELDVKRQAEGLAEDARAAFFRVRASAFAKARAAAQARPAQTRTGQTQTQKALPSAEERAENAAASNRMGDAVRERWAPIAAFAVSSTAFVVFLRKLVKS, via the coding sequence ATGAGTGGACGCCACACGGTTGCCGAGAGGCGACCGCGCCTTGCGGCGCTGCCGGACCTGATGGGCCAGGCGGCGCGGTTGGCACCCCGCCAGCTCAACGACGAGATCGCGCTCGCCAAATACGAGCTCAAGGACCGTGGCGTCCAAGCCGGCATCGGAGCCGCACTGTTCGGGGTTGCGCTGGTGTTCCTCGGTCTGCTCGTCATCGCGCTCGTCGTCGCCGCCATCCTCGGCCTCGCGACGATCATGCCGGGCTGGCTTGCCGCTCTCATCGTCGGCGCCGCATGCCTTCTGATCCTCCTGGTCGCCGCACTCATCGGTATGGGGCGCGTCAAGAAGGCAATGCCTCTCTACCCGGCCGACGCCGTGCGCGGGTTGCGCTATGATCTCGCGATCATCAAGGACGGCCGCGACTTCGATCCCCGGGTTCTCGATCCCACGACGATCCAATACAAGCGAGCGAAAGCCGAGAAGGAAGCGGCGGCGGCAAGGGCGAAGATGGAGAAGGCAGCCGACGATCGCGCTCACGGACGTGTCAAGCCCCCGACCCCGACAGAGGCCGAGCTGCGGGACCGGCTCGCCAAGCGCCGCAACCACATGCTTGACGTGCGTGATGGACTCGTCGAAGAGCTTGACGTCAAGCGCCAAGCGGAGGGGCTCGCCGAGGATGCGAGGGCGGCCTTCTTCCGCGTTCGCGCGTCGGCCTTTGCCAAGGCGCGGGCGGCTGCTCAGGCTCGCCCAGCTCAGACTCGGACGGGTCAGACTCAGACCCAGAAGGCCCTGCCGTCGGCTGAGGAGAGGGCGGAGAACGCGGCCGCTTCGAACCGGATGGGCGACGCTGTCAGGGAGCGCTGGGCTCCGATCGCCGCTTTCGCGGTCTCGAGCACGGCCTTTGTCGTCTTCCTGCGCAAGCTGGTGAAGAGCTGA
- a CDS encoding deoxyguanosinetriphosphate triphosphohydrolase: MCPVAEVLKDGRHVLGIYTEEDSRRWVDEPRKKSYRSDFERDRARVLHSSALRRLGAKTQVVAPDTDDFVRTRLTHSLEVAQVGRELGRVIGCDPDVVDAACLSHDLGHPPFGHNGESALNEIAHRIGGFEGNAQTLRLLTRLEPKVLDANGRPAGLNLTRASLDAACKYPWMARDAPLVHGQRTSKFGAYEDDLEIFEWIREGAPVGRSCIEAQVMDLSDDIAYSVHDVEDAIVAGKFQLRWMANPDHRARVIGYTQQWYLPHNDAGEIDAALARLESTPVWVLEADGSRKAMAALKNMTSQLIGRFCDSALKLTRAAYGDSPLTRYAGEVVVPQETVIEIAVMKGLATTFVMTTDHRQPIYERQREVLHSLVSALSATDDRHLEPMFAADWRAASDDSARLRVVIDQVASLTDASALAWYERLVGSLPSLW, translated from the coding sequence ATGTGTCCGGTGGCTGAGGTGCTCAAGGACGGGCGGCACGTGCTCGGCATCTATACCGAGGAAGACAGCCGCCGCTGGGTGGACGAGCCGCGTAAGAAGAGCTACCGCAGCGACTTCGAACGGGACCGGGCACGGGTGCTCCACTCCTCGGCGCTGCGCCGCCTCGGGGCGAAGACCCAGGTCGTTGCACCGGACACCGATGACTTCGTCCGGACCCGGCTCACACATTCGCTCGAGGTCGCCCAAGTGGGCCGTGAACTCGGGCGCGTTATCGGGTGCGATCCGGACGTTGTCGACGCAGCATGCCTGAGCCACGACCTCGGGCACCCGCCCTTCGGGCACAACGGCGAAAGCGCGCTCAACGAGATCGCGCATCGAATCGGCGGCTTCGAAGGCAACGCACAGACCCTCCGGCTCCTCACCCGGCTAGAACCCAAAGTGCTGGACGCCAATGGGCGTCCGGCAGGGCTCAACCTGACGAGGGCTAGCCTCGACGCAGCCTGCAAGTACCCTTGGATGGCACGGGACGCGCCGCTTGTCCACGGGCAGCGCACGAGCAAGTTCGGCGCCTACGAGGACGATCTCGAAATCTTCGAGTGGATTCGCGAGGGCGCTCCCGTGGGTCGGAGCTGCATCGAGGCTCAGGTCATGGACCTCTCGGACGACATCGCGTATTCGGTCCACGACGTCGAGGACGCCATCGTGGCGGGCAAGTTCCAGCTCCGGTGGATGGCGAACCCGGATCACCGGGCTCGCGTCATCGGCTACACCCAGCAGTGGTACCTTCCCCACAACGACGCCGGCGAGATCGACGCCGCTCTGGCGCGTCTCGAGTCGACGCCCGTGTGGGTGCTCGAGGCGGATGGCTCCCGAAAAGCGATGGCGGCCCTCAAGAACATGACGAGCCAGCTCATCGGCCGCTTCTGTGACAGCGCCCTCAAGCTCACGCGCGCTGCCTACGGCGATTCTCCGCTCACGCGCTACGCGGGCGAGGTTGTTGTGCCTCAGGAGACGGTGATCGAGATTGCGGTGATGAAGGGGCTCGCCACGACGTTCGTCATGACGACGGACCATCGTCAGCCCATCTACGAGCGCCAGCGAGAGGTGCTTCACTCGCTCGTCTCCGCGCTCAGCGCTACCGACGATCGCCACCTTGAGCCGATGTTCGCTGCCGACTGGCGCGCGGCCTCCGATGACTCGGCTCGGCTTCGGGTCGTCATTGACCAGGTGGCGTCGCTGACCGATGCGTCGGCGCTCGCGTGGTACGAGCGTCTCGTAGGGAGCCTTCCGAGCCTTTGGTAG
- a CDS encoding glycosyltransferase, whose product MTLPDLEAQSQKPLTILIAADTYPPDVNGAAQFGYRLAKGMSARGHDVHVLSSRSEKGKSFSEFRPEGTVHRLRSHSVPTHPYFRVVFPWEIKKEISLLFDRVQPDVVHIQSHYMIGEHVLYEAVRRGIRIVATNHFMPENLNPFLPFPQWLKDIIGRVSWKDMGKIMGQANVVTTPTPLAAKAMRDHAFLHEVIPLSNGIDSPAYELLPEEQLTKNPWPTVLFAGRLAEEKNIDVLIDALAKLPAELDAHLEIVGDGEIRPRLEAQVARLGLGDRVRFLGLVPDDELREAYLRADVFCMPGTAELQSLVTLEAMSASTPVVLADAMALPHLVRDGENGFLFRPNDSRDLAEKLGKILRLSEPERIAMGKVSHEMVQKHSIKYTLDTFEAFYRGADSVPQTV is encoded by the coding sequence GTGACCCTGCCCGACCTCGAGGCACAGAGCCAGAAGCCGCTGACGATCCTGATCGCCGCCGATACCTACCCGCCGGACGTCAACGGAGCCGCGCAGTTCGGCTACCGCCTCGCGAAGGGCATGAGCGCGCGCGGCCACGACGTGCATGTGCTGTCGAGCCGTTCCGAGAAGGGCAAGAGCTTCAGCGAATTCCGGCCGGAGGGAACCGTTCACCGGCTCCGCTCCCATTCGGTGCCGACCCACCCGTATTTCCGCGTGGTGTTCCCCTGGGAGATCAAGAAGGAGATCTCGCTTCTCTTCGATCGGGTACAGCCGGACGTGGTCCACATCCAGAGCCATTACATGATTGGCGAGCACGTCCTGTACGAGGCAGTCAGGCGCGGGATCCGCATTGTTGCGACGAACCACTTCATGCCGGAGAACCTCAACCCGTTCCTTCCGTTCCCGCAGTGGCTCAAGGACATCATCGGCCGCGTGTCCTGGAAGGACATGGGGAAGATCATGGGCCAGGCGAACGTCGTCACGACCCCGACTCCGCTTGCTGCGAAGGCGATGCGGGATCATGCATTCCTCCACGAAGTGATCCCGCTGTCCAATGGCATCGACTCGCCCGCGTATGAACTGCTGCCCGAGGAGCAGCTCACAAAGAACCCTTGGCCCACGGTACTTTTCGCAGGGCGCCTGGCTGAGGAGAAGAACATCGATGTCCTCATTGACGCCCTGGCGAAGCTTCCCGCGGAGCTGGATGCCCACTTGGAGATCGTGGGCGACGGCGAGATCCGGCCACGCCTTGAAGCCCAGGTCGCTCGGCTCGGCCTCGGCGATCGAGTCCGCTTCCTCGGACTGGTCCCCGATGACGAGCTTCGCGAGGCCTATCTCCGTGCCGACGTCTTCTGCATGCCAGGGACAGCCGAGCTTCAGTCACTTGTGACGCTCGAGGCCATGAGCGCTTCGACACCGGTCGTGCTCGCCGACGCGATGGCGCTCCCGCACCTCGTCCGCGACGGCGAGAACGGCTTCCTCTTCCGGCCCAACGACAGTCGCGATCTCGCCGAGAAGCTTGGCAAGATCCTCAGGCTTTCTGAGCCGGAACGGATCGCCATGGGGAAGGTCAGCCACGAGATGGTGCAGAAGCACAGCATCAAGTACACCTTGGATACCTTCGAAGCGTTCTATCGTGGAGCGGACAGCGTTCCGCAGACTGTCTGA
- a CDS encoding CDP-alcohol phosphatidyltransferase family protein, with translation MRMFGAGSRPGRPLVHQHRVLTVPNVLTVVRFMGVPLFMWLVLGPREYGWAVLVLAIMGCTDWVDGYVARRFNQMSELGRVLDPAADRLALLAVALTLVLAGVVQWWYLVALVVPDIVLGTASFFYFHNHPDLPVSRIGKVRTAFLLFGTPLLVLSKLPIAGAAGYLVIAWVFLALGLVGHWVAAYNYFWAIVRKGQSVRSERRAEDDGGARDSGEVRP, from the coding sequence ATGAGGATGTTCGGTGCTGGTTCTCGGCCCGGACGGCCGCTGGTGCACCAGCACCGCGTGCTCACTGTCCCCAACGTCCTGACGGTCGTCCGGTTCATGGGCGTCCCACTGTTCATGTGGCTCGTACTTGGGCCTCGCGAGTACGGGTGGGCGGTGCTGGTGCTGGCGATCATGGGATGTACCGATTGGGTCGACGGCTATGTCGCCCGCCGCTTCAATCAGATGTCGGAGTTGGGCAGAGTCCTCGACCCCGCGGCCGACCGGCTCGCACTCCTCGCCGTCGCGCTGACGCTTGTGCTCGCCGGCGTGGTCCAGTGGTGGTACCTCGTGGCTCTGGTCGTCCCGGACATCGTGCTCGGCACCGCCTCCTTCTTCTACTTCCACAACCATCCGGACCTCCCGGTGAGCCGCATCGGCAAGGTCCGCACGGCCTTCCTGCTGTTCGGGACCCCGCTGCTGGTCCTCTCGAAGCTGCCGATTGCAGGCGCTGCCGGTTACCTCGTCATCGCATGGGTCTTCCTTGCGTTGGGACTCGTGGGCCACTGGGTCGCCGCCTACAACTACTTCTGGGCGATCGTGCGGAAGGGCCAAAGCGTGCGCAGTGAGCGCAGGGCCGAGGACGACGGCGGTGCCCGCGACTCGGGTGAGGTGCGCCCCTAA
- the dnaG gene encoding DNA primase, with protein sequence MAGLIKPDDIAEVRSRTDIREVVEGYVTLKGAGIGSWKGLCPFHDERTPSFHVRPQVGTYHCFGCGESGDVISFVMKLDHTGFAETVEKLAARIGYELHYEEGAGPRREEVGRRQRLLDAHKIAAEFFREQLLSPAAAVGRQFLFERGFDRSVAEQFGVGFAPQGWDGLLKHLRGKGFRDDELKLTGMFSEGNRGIYDRFRGRLIWPIKDIAGDVIGFGARRLFDDDQGPKYLNTPETTLYKKSQVLYGIDLAKRSIAKKRQLVVVEGYTDVMACHLAGIDTAVASCGTAFGSEHIKIARRLLSDDGTGGEVVFTFDGDAAGQKAALKAFEEDQRFVAQTFVAVEPSGMDPCELRQHRGDAAVQALIESRRPLFEFAIQATLRKHDLNTVEGRVSALREAAPVVAQIRDHAIRPAYARELAKWLGMAPDDVSRAVGAAGRRASSQASGGPGSAGPDSAGPASGGVPGSAFAPGRNLRPDPRDPVATMERQALEVALQYPGTLDEEAWQHFGQARFTAPAYQAVHAAMTAAGHPPAESEGASEWIERIRGEAPEPLWPLLAELAVTPLPASTPESLERYCRDILAGLFELQITARKAELMGQLQRMDPSGPVEEHQRLNRELMELELRRRRLRQRD encoded by the coding sequence GTGGCAGGCCTGATCAAACCCGACGACATCGCAGAGGTGCGCTCCCGCACTGACATACGCGAGGTCGTGGAGGGCTACGTCACGCTCAAGGGCGCAGGCATCGGGTCCTGGAAGGGGCTGTGCCCGTTCCACGACGAGCGTACTCCTTCCTTCCATGTGCGCCCGCAGGTTGGCACGTATCACTGCTTTGGCTGTGGCGAGAGCGGGGACGTCATCAGCTTCGTCATGAAGCTGGACCATACTGGCTTCGCCGAGACAGTCGAGAAGCTCGCCGCCCGGATCGGATACGAGCTCCACTATGAAGAGGGCGCCGGGCCGCGCCGTGAGGAAGTGGGGCGTCGGCAGAGACTGCTCGACGCTCATAAGATCGCTGCCGAATTCTTCCGGGAGCAGCTATTGAGCCCAGCCGCTGCCGTGGGTCGCCAATTTCTCTTCGAGCGCGGCTTTGACCGTTCCGTGGCAGAGCAGTTCGGTGTGGGCTTCGCCCCGCAGGGCTGGGACGGATTGCTCAAGCATCTGCGCGGCAAGGGCTTCCGAGACGATGAGCTCAAGCTCACCGGAATGTTCTCCGAGGGCAATAGAGGCATCTACGACCGCTTTCGAGGCCGCTTGATCTGGCCCATCAAGGACATCGCGGGGGACGTCATCGGCTTCGGCGCCCGCCGGCTGTTCGATGACGATCAGGGGCCGAAATACCTCAACACTCCCGAGACGACTCTCTACAAGAAATCGCAGGTGCTCTACGGCATCGACCTTGCGAAACGCAGCATCGCCAAGAAACGCCAACTCGTTGTGGTCGAGGGCTACACCGACGTCATGGCATGCCACCTTGCAGGAATCGACACCGCTGTCGCGAGCTGCGGTACGGCGTTCGGCAGTGAGCACATCAAGATCGCCCGTCGGCTCCTTTCGGACGACGGGACGGGGGGAGAGGTGGTCTTCACCTTCGACGGCGACGCGGCTGGGCAGAAGGCAGCGCTCAAGGCGTTCGAAGAGGACCAGAGATTCGTGGCGCAGACGTTCGTGGCCGTTGAGCCGAGCGGAATGGATCCGTGCGAGTTGCGACAGCACCGCGGTGATGCCGCCGTACAGGCCCTCATCGAGTCGCGTCGGCCGCTCTTCGAGTTCGCGATCCAGGCAACACTGCGCAAGCACGATCTCAACACGGTCGAAGGACGCGTATCGGCGCTGCGCGAGGCAGCGCCCGTAGTCGCCCAGATTCGGGACCATGCCATCCGCCCTGCCTACGCACGGGAACTCGCCAAATGGCTTGGCATGGCGCCCGACGACGTCTCCCGCGCCGTGGGCGCCGCGGGCCGTCGTGCGTCGTCGCAGGCGTCTGGTGGGCCAGGTTCCGCTGGGCCAGATTCCGCTGGGCCAGCTTCCGGTGGTGTTCCAGGCTCCGCCTTCGCCCCTGGCCGAAACCTTCGGCCCGACCCTCGGGACCCTGTCGCCACGATGGAGCGGCAGGCGCTCGAGGTGGCTCTCCAGTACCCGGGGACGCTCGACGAGGAGGCTTGGCAGCATTTCGGCCAAGCACGCTTCACGGCGCCGGCGTACCAGGCCGTGCATGCCGCGATGACCGCTGCTGGACACCCGCCAGCTGAGAGTGAAGGAGCCAGTGAGTGGATCGAACGGATCCGCGGCGAAGCGCCCGAGCCTCTGTGGCCGCTCCTGGCTGAACTCGCGGTGACGCCGCTGCCGGCGTCGACCCCTGAGTCGCTGGAGCGCTACTGCCGGGACATCCTCGCCGGGCTTTTCGAGCTTCAGATCACCGCGCGGAAGGCCGAGCTGATGGGGCAGCTCCAGCGGATGGATCCCAGCGGTCCCGTCGAGGAGCACCAACGGCTCAATCGTGAGCTGATGGAACTCGAGTTGCGGCGCCGCCGGCTTCGCCAGCGGGACTGA
- a CDS encoding DMT family transporter, whose amino-acid sequence MVWFAVVLALLGALFLALGAQRQGSAVKFDTGGLGLSSNGFLRLLRNPRWLFGLLLLGLGLVSNMMALITAPLTVVQPIGAIALVITTVVNSKDQGITLNRPTVVAISSCVTGSALFVLLAVNATEENNNVTAGEELTIVLLLALAICIFGGLAAAFRQRLNAFVFILGAGVLFGFVAVLTRIIGRQLLDPNGLFLLNVQWYSIIAIAAAGGLGSWFVQNAYSAGPPDLVIAGLTVIDPMVGVAIGITILHELRPHVPPVVAIAMAAAALIAIVGVVALSRHHPEVTSRRNEAARELRGSAEPGQ is encoded by the coding sequence ATGGTGTGGTTCGCCGTCGTCCTCGCGCTCCTCGGAGCCCTCTTCCTCGCCCTCGGCGCACAGCGGCAGGGGAGCGCGGTCAAGTTCGACACGGGAGGACTGGGTCTCAGCTCCAACGGATTCCTGCGGCTCCTGCGCAATCCCCGATGGCTCTTTGGCCTGCTTCTGCTGGGCCTCGGCCTCGTCTCGAACATGATGGCCCTCATCACGGCTCCGCTTACGGTCGTGCAGCCGATCGGCGCGATCGCGCTCGTCATCACGACCGTCGTGAACTCGAAAGACCAAGGCATCACCCTCAATCGGCCCACCGTCGTCGCGATCTCGTCCTGCGTTACGGGCTCTGCCCTTTTCGTGCTCTTGGCCGTCAACGCCACCGAGGAGAACAACAATGTGACGGCGGGGGAGGAGCTCACCATCGTCCTCCTGCTCGCGTTGGCGATCTGCATCTTCGGAGGCCTCGCTGCGGCCTTCCGGCAGCGGCTCAACGCGTTCGTGTTCATCCTGGGAGCTGGCGTCCTCTTCGGGTTCGTCGCCGTGCTCACGCGCATCATCGGCCGGCAGCTGCTGGACCCGAACGGCCTCTTCCTGCTGAATGTGCAGTGGTATTCGATCATTGCGATTGCCGCGGCAGGAGGCCTGGGTTCCTGGTTCGTTCAGAACGCCTACTCCGCGGGGCCGCCCGATCTGGTCATCGCCGGGCTCACGGTTATTGACCCCATGGTTGGGGTGGCAATCGGCATCACAATCCTGCATGAACTCCGGCCACACGTCCCGCCTGTCGTGGCGATTGCCATGGCCGCGGCCGCACTCATTGCTATCGTGGGTGTCGTTGCCCTGTCCCGGCATCACCCTGAGGTCACGAGCCGACGGAATGAAGCGGCCCGCGAGCTCCGAGGCTCCGCCGAGCCGGGGCAGTGA
- a CDS encoding YibE/F family protein: MGAGHSGHVLTAAGLVARRRAAWILAAILGPLGVATLVAMVLLWPTGDHGDLKLSNPYAVAQGVSIDTGTVQTVGQSGCADGQPASQCAVAVTQPEAGGPVVAVAMNPDVMVSHGVKAGDRIRYLNLSRLQQPSATPAASAPAAPSYVFVDFVRTVPVLLLAGLYAFVVVAVARWRGLRALVGLAGAYAVLALFVLPGLVEGKPPLLLALVGSTAIMMGVLYFAHGISARTSTALLGTIFGLGVTALLASWAVDAGNLTGVGSHDAASLVSLGGGLSISGVILCGLVIASLGALNDVTITQASAVWELYELAPRTPARRLFSSALRIGRDHIASTVYTIAFAYAGAALPALLLVMLYERPLLEALTGPELVEEVVRTLVGSIGLVLAIPLTTAVAVAVVKATGAARLAPAAAPETAG, from the coding sequence GTGGGCGCGGGTCACAGCGGGCACGTGCTCACAGCGGCCGGGCTGGTCGCGCGTCGACGCGCGGCGTGGATCCTCGCCGCGATCCTCGGGCCGTTAGGGGTCGCGACCCTCGTCGCGATGGTCCTCCTCTGGCCGACCGGCGATCACGGTGATCTCAAGCTCTCGAACCCGTACGCCGTCGCCCAAGGAGTGTCGATCGACACCGGCACCGTCCAGACGGTCGGTCAGTCAGGGTGCGCAGACGGCCAGCCGGCCTCGCAGTGCGCTGTCGCCGTGACGCAGCCGGAAGCCGGGGGCCCTGTTGTCGCCGTGGCGATGAATCCGGATGTCATGGTCTCGCACGGCGTCAAGGCGGGGGACAGGATCCGGTACCTCAACCTCTCCAGGCTCCAGCAGCCCTCGGCGACTCCTGCAGCGAGCGCGCCGGCGGCGCCGTCGTACGTCTTCGTCGACTTCGTGCGGACGGTTCCCGTCCTCCTGCTCGCAGGACTGTACGCCTTTGTCGTCGTTGCGGTCGCGCGGTGGCGGGGTCTGCGGGCGCTCGTCGGACTCGCGGGGGCCTACGCCGTGCTAGCCCTCTTCGTCCTCCCCGGCCTTGTCGAGGGGAAACCGCCGCTCCTGCTTGCCCTCGTGGGCTCGACCGCGATCATGATGGGCGTGCTCTACTTCGCGCACGGCATCTCGGCTCGGACCTCCACGGCGCTCCTCGGGACAATCTTCGGGCTTGGAGTGACAGCCCTCCTTGCGTCGTGGGCGGTCGATGCCGGCAACCTGACCGGCGTTGGCTCCCACGACGCCGCCTCCCTCGTGAGCCTCGGAGGAGGGCTCTCGATCTCAGGCGTCATCCTGTGCGGTCTCGTCATTGCCAGTCTCGGGGCACTCAACGACGTCACCATCACTCAGGCCTCCGCCGTATGGGAACTGTACGAACTCGCTCCTCGCACACCCGCGAGGAGGCTGTTCTCGTCGGCGCTGCGGATCGGGCGCGACCACATCGCCTCGACCGTCTACACGATCGCCTTCGCGTATGCGGGCGCGGCCCTTCCGGCGCTTCTGCTCGTCATGCTCTACGAACGCCCGCTGCTCGAAGCGCTCACCGGCCCCGAACTCGTCGAGGAGGTCGTCCGGACGCTCGTCGGCTCGATTGGGCTTGTGCTCGCGATCCCGTTGACGACGGCGGTCGCGGTCGCCGTCGTCAAAGCGACGGGGGCGGCTCGGCTCGCCCCGGCAGCCGCCCCCGAAACCGCGGGGTAA